The following nucleotide sequence is from Schistosoma mansoni strain Puerto Rico chromosome 4, complete genome.
CATATATTATTATAACAAAGTTAAGAAACGTTCATTTACACTAATATTACCAAGTAGTTTACAAAAGCACAATTATTCTCATTATCATAAATTTTGACAATCTAATTACCTTCTTTGATTTCCTGATatgttttctttaaatattcATACAGTTTCGTCTTTTGATATAGGGTATAATCATCACGCCAGTCTGAAATACAACTAGCGTTTCTTGAaccaaatgaaaattaaaaaaattcattttctaaAATAGAATGCTTTTATCAAGTATAATTTGAAATGTTTAGcataataattttgatttattcatttaaaaaaagactttatttgtatttttttatataactAAAAACCAAATCAAACTAAACTGCACAGTCCGATGTATCTCTACTGAAATTATTCTAGTTGTTACGAGGATGTCAATGATCATTACGGATTCTTCGACATAAGATAGATGAATCTTTAGTTTTTATAAGGGAATATTATGAATAAAGATACATTGGACTCACACATTATAGATACTGATATTGCAGATGATACAGTAAATTTACTAATACAACCTATATTTCATAAACTTGTAAAGTGAATAATGTAGTTTGAAAATTGAAGATAAGATTAATTGCCAAGCAAATGATTACAGTGGTAAATTTGAAAAAGTGCAACGCCTAATAATCTGtccataataatgataatccatttgtattggttgtttgaatcttttcattggtggttaggattgcaactgatcagtctatGGAATATGTGCATCCAGTAGGGATCGTTTCGATATTGTCGGTAAGTCAGAAggattttaagcagagatgagtggtggctagcagtggaatccagaatgtgtGTCACTTCGTCCCACATGGggctcgtcagccggatgtgtCTGCATTacagagttgttgttcactttgTTACCCGAACTCAGTGCTGATTACCGCAAACATCATCGCATTATCcagttagctactgagtccggaTATTCGCTGGGTTGTGAAATAGAGTGAAAATCATTTGttttggttgtttgaattttccaaaTGATGTCTAGGACTCAAGTCTCATCCAACTAACAAGTACTAAATAGTACGAAAAGTGCATTCtgtattctactgctagccatcattcaTCTATGCTGATAGTTATAATAACAATTTCTATTGTATGCCACTGGAAAAAATTGTAAACAAATAACGAGATAAATTCCTTGCCAGTTTTGACGGTCGAAGGACCATGCTGAAACACATGCAATACACACTGTGGTTCAACTTCCTTTCGATATTTTACTGTGATCTTTAACTTCTCATTCTAGTTCATAATATAAATTGCACATCTTTTGCCAACATTTTGAATTTAATTGTGGTGTAGTTTTAATTACATAGTTGACTATGCTACTTCAGTAGTGTTTTGAAAAACATGCCTATCTCGGTTGAGATATTGAAGGTCAACTTTTGACTTTAGAAAATTATTCACGAACGTATCCACCAATTACCTAATGATTATGCACGATACCATTTGCTGTCAAAAAATCACCAGCGACAACTGATCGAATTAAAGGATAATTGTCTTTAGAAAATCAGTTACGGAAAATTTTACAGAATAATGACAACAGTAAACAGTAGAGTTAATTCCAACTGACATTCTTACAGTCCTTTGCTTCAAACACGGTATAAGTATGCACTGGTCGACAAGGCTCAACACCAACGGACCAGCCGAAATGGACGAATAAGAGCCAAAAATTGAACTTCAGTATTGATAAATAAACGTCAATAGTCACAAAACTTCAAACTCGTTAACAAAATCAATACAATTAACCAATGGGGTTTTACGAATTTACATCATTCTTACCATACACTAcacatcaattcaatcacatTAATTTCCATAGGTTCAATGCAAAAATATCGGAATGACGAGTACGCCTATGTTATCATACTAGGAAAATTTTTATCCATTACAAAATATCCCTTACATTTATGTAAATATACATAGTTATAAAGTATATACTTGACAGCTTGATTTTTCAAGGTCTCTTTCTTGAGGAAATATATGTCCTTCACTCTTTGTTAACATAACTATACTTAATAGATTCAGAGCTATTTTATGcttcaattaaataaaatatattaggTATGCCTTCGAAAATTTATTTCTGTCATTATGATTGACTTCAAAATAACGATTTCAAGATGTTTGATAATCTTTGATCGAAAAAAAAGAACAGCTCTTGAGTTCTATTGCGATAAATTGTTATACataaaaattttttaaagaCACTGATTGGTTGCTTCTACAAGCAATGGTTTTTTCTACCATAGTCTCATGTTGACAAACAGTTACTCTAagcataatgaaaaaaaaattatttaactgAAAAATCATTATGGACATCTTTTTCCACCTACACTGTACATTTTTATTGTGACAATAACCTACTTCATGCGCTGTATTTGTGATGCCCGCTTTAACATTAACTCTTTACGAGCTTTTCTTTTTTGTTCTCGTTTATAAATTAAACGTATTTTTTCTAAGGTCGGTTGTGGTGGATCTTCCAACAAAAACGCTCTATGCCGACTAGTCTGACTAGGTAGTTTACATAACAACGAactgaaaaacaaaattaaaacaaGACAAATGTCAACATAGTTAGAATCGGTGATAATATTAGTATTAAATTCAAAGAATCAAGATCTTATTTAGTACAGATCACGTTTCACGGTACACAAAACGCGGGAAAAGAATagtgaaataattaaaaaagtgGGGGAAACAGTcatgtatataaaataaaaattatagaaTATCCAAATCCCAAGATAAATTTATTGAGTTTTTTCCTATAGAATTTATCGTATTTACAGCCAAATGAACTTTTTTACAACTTATTGTAGTTGAAAACGATAAACTTGTTGTTTGGATAGTGAATTGagaccgatatatatatatataatcttaatCAAGTTATCTGTTTGGACTTGAAAAATGAACATCACTTAGGCCTCTTAAGATACCTTGAATTGAAAACCCATTATCAGCTTCTGAAACcatattaaaaaattaaaagCTATTCAAAGGGAACTACTTAGGGTGACATTTGCAAACGCGAGtgattgataaatttaaatacaGTAGTTTATTTGGATTGATTGACTATTGTGTGCAAACCAATATAATATTTTTCGGCCCCTAACGTCTTGACAACAAAACGCAAAGCACATAATGTTAGGTTTCTTAACCTGATGGCATTACTGCGGCTTAGTCAATAGAATTCAATTGCTGCTTAGGACCAGAAAAACCAGACATTAATTAAAACCTAGCGGtcaatcaatgtaaatatctCATTCCAACAGAATATCAGTTGTCATCTAAACAGGTGAGCGGTAACCATTATACTGTGACATCAGGTAAGGTTGGTTTAAATCCAAGATAGAAACCAGCTCACTTGAGATTGAAGGTACATCTTATCAAAAAGTGTCAACTAGCAAGAGACTTCTTCAAATGATTTCCTGCATATTACATCCAAccacttaaaataattaacaGTTTGTAGCACAGTAGAATGGCTTCGGTAGAACTGAGTTCTCAAAGTTGGTTGGTTTATTCATGAACCGTATACTGTCTTTCTGGacaatattaacaataaaaacCTCAGATAAAATTCAGCTATTATGAACAACAATACGGTCAATAATCACGTCAACTGAAAGGATAACCGAAACAAATGTGCAGACAATGATAGGAAATGAGTCAACAATAACCGAATAAATTTAAAGCTGACAGGATAAACTGTTATGAATGTGTATAAGAATTCAAGTAGCTTACTTCATTCAGAAGCTTGTACTAAGCACGTTGTCTAAGAATGCAGTAAGAGTTTAAGGAgaaaaccattcagctcagaaaGCACAACTTCACTTAAAAAACGCTGTTTTATTCCTTTTTTGACAGAAATTAATTTTCGTCATAAATTAGTTGGTTTATCGAAGattgaaaaattgtttctgaaatctattcatttattaagGTCGAACTTCATAGCATTGCAAAACGTTAACCTATTGTTATTCGTAGAAACCCCACAGTCATAATTCTAGTTAATAAGACTTTCAGTACTCAAGTCACACTGTTTTCGTTAGTTCATGGTTGacttattataataatataccTAATCACTGATTAAAAAATTAAACTCACTTATCTGACTTGGATGTGTAATGTTTAGACTTTAAATAATCTCTTTGGATCCTTTTGTAAAACTTTGATTTGCTGGAAACCCGTGAGCAGGATGAGCCATTAATTTTTTGTCCATGGTACTGAACCGAATCATCATCTGCATTTATTATACTTCCCAAGACGCTTAATAATTTTGACTGGCCATTAACCTGATCAAATGTTTTTACCTTCTTTGATTCATCTGAATCGTCATTAGTGTTTTCATTTTGTAAAATACCAGAAAATGACGCATCAGCAGAATAGGATCGTTCAAGCCTAGGACAATTCAGATCACTGTGATTTAGATCCATGGAATTATGCATGCCTCTTACAGAGTGAAGCGGTTGTCTATCCTTGAGGTTTACACTATTCAGAGAATTTATTAAATCAGTAAATTCAGTGTTATCATGGTTGATACCGTCCATAAcaagttgttttgtttttaaaacgttgatattgttgttgttttccgGCATCTCAGTACTCTTTGTATTATATTCAGATGAACTGGAGCCTAAAAGGTAAATCGCAAATCGGCAGAAAAATAACCATGTTAGGATGAACGGAGAGGAAGTCTGTGAAATATTATTGCTGTAGCCTATGATTTTAGGTGCTTAAAAACCGAAAAAGAAACATCACTGACGCTGAACAATTAAACTCAGTCCGATAATTACAACGCATAGCCAAGTTTTTCTGAAAAATGTCTAAGTTTTTGCACTTCACTAAAGTTTGCTATGCATATTTACATTGGTGCCATGAAGTACTTCCCATGCAAATCTATATATCAATATCTTAAAAAGTTAACCCAAAGACTGTGAGGCAGATAGGCTTACAGATGTAAAATTTGATAACAGTGTTTCATATAAACAGGAAAATATTATGACTGTTAACTGGCTTGTACATAGGGTTCATTCCACTTATTTAAAATGCTAGGGATAGAAAATACATCGTAGGAATCTGTGAAAACAAAAAACCATGGCAATATGATATAGGAGAGAATCCAATATAAGGAgcaactattaaaaattgagATATATCATAAAAGTTAAGCATACCATCCTTAACTGTGTTAGTTGAATCAATATTTGTGAAAACATCGAAAGAAACGAACACCACATAAATAGTTGTAAAGTTTTATGGGACGAAGATCAAAAATATAAGACAAAAGTCGTAGCTCAGAAAAACATAAACCAGTTCTATTTTTGAAAATAGAAACAGATCAGTGTAAAAACCGTGATTGCGTTCAATAATGAAATAGACCTAACACGATAAATCTCTCAAACTAACACCAAACACAATGCATCAGATTTTTCCGTTACTCGACTAGTTTTCTACAAAAAGCAACTTACTGTTAATACCAATGACAGAAAATCTGTGACAAAAATTTGTATGAAAGTGATATTCATAATTATATGGTTTTCTCAAGTAAATTAAGACACATTTGTCAGTTGTTTCTAAAAATAATCTGTCTGTCGAGAGGTCTAAAAATCTAACACACGAGTTAAGTCTGTTTCAAAAATATATAGTGCCATAATTTGTCCAATGGACTATTTAAATATTCCTATTTTAAGGACGATTAGTAGTTTAGATCACCAAACTTTCGTTCCAAACCTACCTTAGGATGACATGGGTGATGGTGTTCATATCATCCGAACGTCAATGTGgatttattaaatgattttaTAACAAAAGCACGTGAATAATTCAGGACATCTGTATTCTATTGTTGTTCCTTAAGACTAACGGTCCGTATAGAACACCCTATATTCTCGAATATTTCATCGCAATATAAAGTCCACCTCATGGTAAACGCGACGAGGTGTTTAAAAAAGTAGTATGACGATATCATGTATCCGTATACCTTGCAGCATCAAGTAAGTTTAATATTAGAGAACGAAAGCTTACCTTCGTTAGTTTCTGTATTCATCAAGCCTAAGTAATGATCAAGCAGAAACTTCAAAATTTGTTTCGTCCCTCTTCTCAATACTTCAGTAGGGGGAAATTCAATTGGATTGTTTCTGTGATGTAGATTAGACAACTTTTTTAACAGACCTAAAAGATTTGCCACAATGTTACTATTTACCAAGTTCAAGAGGAAGCCTTTTGATCTTGTTATTGTCTATAAGTAATGTCTGAAGTTCTTCTAGGCGTTTGATTTCAGGTGGGATACTTGTTAAGCTATTGTCACGCAAATCTAGCCAACGAAGTTGACTGAGAGCCGTCAATATGTTGGGTGATATAGCTTTAAGACTGTTATTCGAAAAATACAACTTCTACATATTGTTTTTCTAGCTTTTATGAATCATTACCAACCTGTAGATTTGGTAGGTCTGAAATTCTATCAGGAATTTCTTTTAGGTTACGGTTCTTGAGATCAAGAGAACAAGAACGTGCGATAACTGCGTCCGATATAGTTCCAGCAACAAAAGACTCCTCTTCTGTCTCTCCACATTCATACTTTTCATCTGATTGTAAAACCTCTATatccatttatttaaaaacataagaGGACGTTTAAGAATCTGCATAATTGGGGACCATAGAGTACAAAATGAGTAGC
It contains:
- a CDS encoding putative leucine-rich repeat-containing protein; its protein translation is MDIEVLQSDEKYECGETEEESFVAGTISDAVIARSCSLDLKNRNLKEIPDRISDLPNLQKLYFSNNSLKAISPNILTALSQLRWLDLRDNSLTSIPPEIKRLEELQTLLIDNNKIKRLPLELGLLKKLSNLHHRNNPIEFPPTEVLRRGTKQILKFLLDHYLGLMNTETNEGSSSSEYNTKSTEMPENNNNINVLKTKQLVMDGINHDNTEFTDLINSLNSVNLKDRQPLHSVRGMHNSMDLNHSDLNCPRLERSYSADASFSGILQNENTNDDSDESKKVKTFDQVNGQSKLLSVLGSIINADDDSVQYHGQKINGSSCSRVSSKSKFYKRIQRDYLKSKHYTSKSDNSLLCKLPSQTSRHRAFLLEDPPQPTLEKIRLIYKREQKRKARKELMLKRASQIQRMKNASCISDWRDDYTLYQKTKLYEYLKKTYQEIKEDNAYHLNVSVVLSNHYVHIFQFIYLTEADQRIISGPLDVNKDHLKMIDSSELNSLRKQPIKKERPANLDSDTVLQLELASLARDACLTKRVHEHTKEILERFKLPVIPTHDAIRSELLTAKKSMDEAIRLHRRVQQRLETLRYFHGSNRRDLW